The region TTattgaaattaattatttaaataaaattaatgaaattattgTTAAATTCTGTGTTGGATTACATTTGGACGTATCTTTATTGGAAAAGTGGAAAAGTTTGACTGACTTAACTTCAATAGGATCAAACCATAAAAAATGTTAGAGATGTTTAGAAATGTTATCATGATTATTATGAATGATCAAGAAGCATTAAAgtataaacaatttttttgtcaATGTATTTAGGTCGGATTTGTGTATCTCAGTTTCTCCTTGGTCCAAATGCTGGTCTATTTGGTTCATATTCCAAAAACACTTTTCATCTCCTTTCATCCCCCACATCTTTTCATTCCCTTCTCCAGCTCTAAAAGAGgcaaataattcatattttacaTCTTGCAATAGTTGTTTGCCTGATTTCCACTGACTATGAGATTGGTTGCTCACAGCAAAGCCTTTAAAAGTTTCAGCCTTTTGCATTAAATAAGAATATATCACAAGCCTGGACTTTTTAAATTGTAACAATACACCTTAATTAGGCTGATACAATTAAAGTGGAGCATTTCAACAGGGATGAGAATGCTTAAGCTTGAAATGAAATGCAGCGTTTTAGATTTCTGACTGAGACTCAGTTAGTCTTAATATTAATGTCATAGTGTAATGGATTTTTCACTAGGAAACACcatcaaatgaacaaaaatctaTGTTTCTAGATAAACTGTCAGatagaaatacattttcagcTGTAACCCAAGAAACCAGTCAAGACTCAACCGATtttattctcttcttttctccttaTCGCAAAATTCACTATACAGTGCGTTTCAActcattttcttttccataTGCTTCTACAGAGATCCGTAGATATGACGTGAAGATTAAAAAGCGTTGTTTACAGACAAAGTATACTTTTAATAAACTGTTGTCCTGACGTCCATCGGTGTATGGTGGTAATTGTGTAGTTACCATTTTTTCACTCAGAGGGCCGCTGTTTACTTACGGTGCTCTAAATCCGTCTATATCCGCCCCAGACTCGCCCACAGCATCCCGaataatcaaagaaagaaaaggattcGCCGCACATTTTCTGCATCGTTGCAGTCTTGGTGGATTATATGCGCGCAAAATTTTAAGAGCAGTTAATTTATGATTTACACTCGATGACTGCTGTTTATAAGGATAATAACACCGAATTCGTTTTTTGAGGTTTTCTATACAGACGCTGCGGTGATGTGGCACACGGTATTGTTGTTCATCCTCCTTTCTTCTCGCTCCGTGCTCGGGCAGGTCAGCTACTCCATACCGGAGGAAATGGCGAAAGGTTCGATCGTTGGAAATATTGCTCAGGATTTGGGATTAGATTTAAAAAGACTGAAGTCTGGAAAGGCGCGTGTATTTTCCGGGGATAGCGCCGAATACATCGAGTTGAATAAAGAAAGAGGTATGCTtcttataaaagaaaaaatagatcGAGAGTCTTTGTGCGCTAAAGCAAGCCTATGCGCCTTACATCTCCAAATGATACTTGAGAACCCGATGGAAATGTACACAATTACCGTAGAAATCACGGACATAAACGACAACGCTCCGTTTTTCCAGACAGAGGAAATCAGGATTGAAATAAGCGAGGCGGCTGTACCGGGAGCGAGATTCATGTTAGAGAGAGCAATGGATGCTGACGTGGGTACTAACGGCCTTCAGAGCTACTCACTTAAACCAACAAATCATTTTGTTTTAGAATTGCAAAATCATGCAGACGGAggtaaaaatgtagaaatggtTTTACAAAAACCACTCGatagagaaaagaaggaaaggcTTACATTGTTATTAACAGCGATGGATGGAGGTGAACCGGTTCTGTCTGGTACTGTACAGATACATGTTACTGTTCTAGATGTTAATGATAACGGTCCTGTCTTTACACAAAAAGAATATAAAGCCTCAATAATCGAAAACTCATCGAAAGGCACTAAATTGACAACCGTGAGCGCATCTGATGCTGATGAAGGAACAAATGGACACGTGACTTACTACATTTCAAACACAGATAAGAGTGTGAAAGATGTGTTTactataaatcaaaataatggcGAAATAACGTTAAACGGGCAGATTGACTATGaaaaaacaagtcattttcAACTTGATATTCAAGCAAAGGATCAAGGAGGACTCTCTGATTCCTGTAAAATAATGATTGATGTGTTGgatataaatgataataaaccaGCTATCACTATTCTCTCTATGTCTAGTTCTATATCTGAAGAGTCTCCTTTTGGCACAGTGATAGCAATGATCAAAGTAAATGATCCGGATTCAGGAGCAAATGGACAAGTTCACTGCACTGTAAGTGAAAATATCCCATTTACTTCAACATCTCCGTCCAGGAATTTCTTTAGCCTGCTGACAGATCAGGAgctggatagagagagagaagcagagtaTAACATCACCGTGACTTGCTCTGATGAGGGAGTTCCCTCACTTTCCAGCACCACTTCTCTCCGTTTACACATATCAGATGTAAATGACAACGCGCCTGTGTTTGAGAGAAAGAATTACGAGGCATATGTGGTGGAGAACAACACACCAGGTCTCTCTATATTCACAGTGAAGGCGAGTGACGCAGACTCCAACCAGAATGCTCGAGTTTCTTATATTTTAGAAGAGAGCACTGTCAATGGAGTTCCGGTATCATCATATGTGTCAGTCAGtgctgatagtggagtcattaATGCAGTGCGCTCTATCGACTACGAGCAGTTAAAGGACTTCCATTTCCGAGTCAGAGCGCAGGACGGAGGCTCCCCTCCACTCAGTAGTAACGTGACAGTAAAAATTACAATCCGAGATCAGAATGACAACGCGCCTCAGGTTCTCTACCCAGTACAGACTGGTGGCTCTGTGGTGGCTGAGATTGTGCCTCGTTCAGCAGATGTCGGCTATCTGGTCACTAAAGTGGTGGCTGTTGATGTGGACTCTGGACAGAATGCCTGGCTCTCCTACAAACTCCAGAAAGCCACAGATAGGGCGCTGTTTGAAGTGGGAGTGCAGAATGGAGAGATACGAACTGTGCGCCAGGTCACTGATAAAGATCCTGTCAAACAAAAGCTTACTGTAGTTGTGGAGGATAACGGACAACCATCTCGCTCAGCTGTAGTGAACATCATTGTAGCTGTAGCGGACACTTTCCCTGAAGTGCTCTCAGAATTCACCGACTTTACGCACGCCAAACAATATAACGATGACCTCaccttttatttagttttagcaTTAGCtgctgtttctttccttttcatcaCAACTGTAGTAGTTATAATATCAGTAAAGATCTACAGGTGGAGACAATCGCGCGTCTTGTATCACTCCAATCTCCCAGTTATTCCATACTATCCTCCCGGTTACGCAGACACAGGAGTTACTGGAACTCTACCGCACATGTATAATTATGATGCTTGTATGACGACTGACTCGAAGAAGAGTGGCTGTAAATATTCTACACTTGGAGGACAAAGTGTTTTAGTGATGGACCCGAGTTTTACAGAAACGATACAGCGCGTtatgaaggaaaataatcttCTAGATGATCCTGATTCTCCTGAAATGGTAAGCGTTTGTTATTGTACATCCTCATCCCGAAACTATTAATTATCTACAATGAATAGTGAATAGAAACTACATACGTCTGGACATGTTTTAAATAGAAACGCCATGTGTGATAACTGTTTTAtcgctgtttgtttgtttaatccgGTGTATGATTTAAATTACATGGTTGCTAAATGTCCAACTACATTTTcttgtgtactgtagtgtagtcATTTTCAAAGCGACTTGTTTTGGCCAGAGGATTTCACATGGCGTTTATCAGTCATACTATAGGGAGGCATACGTTAGGATATTGGCTGTATTTcatgatctgttttttgtttagttttattgtgttttttttttatctcttagGTAATTCGTGTATTTTGTTATTGGAATAGCCACTTTAATggtatttttttctctgacaGACATTAAccagaaatgtacattttgaatcatgttattttaattatttgttaatttattgCAGTTACTGGCAAGAGTGAGTTTGATCAAAGTAGGGAGGAGGTTAAAACaaattgaaggaaaaaagtaGGAAGATGTTTTCCGTTTCGATCTAATGCAGCGTTAATTATGATTCCGATAAAATAGTGATGTTTAATACgcgtatataaatataattgcaATTACCAATTTAATTTCTTAAACCTTCGATTAAAATCAACCAGCAATACTTGATTTTGACTCAAAGGGCCGCTGTGTATCAAGGATGCTTCGATTTTGCACTTTTGTGCCccacatccacccacccacagcAACTCCTagacgagagaaagaaaggattttaTTTCGCATAGGATTTACGTGCGCAGTGTTGAAAGAGTcttttacatatttgtaaacGGGCTTACGGTGGATTTACACTCGTTGCGAGGATATTAATACTGGATCGCATTGTTCTTTCTGAGGATCTCAGGCGTCGCGGAGAAAATGGCAGTGATGTGGCACACAGTATTGTTTTTCATCCTCCTTTCTTCTCGCTCCGTGC is a window of Ictalurus furcatus strain D&B chromosome 16, Billie_1.0, whole genome shotgun sequence DNA encoding:
- the LOC128620528 gene encoding protocadherin gamma-A11-like isoform X34, which produces MWHTVLLFILLSSRSVLGQVSYSIPEEMAKGSIVGNIAQDLGLDLKRLKSGKARVFSGDSAEYIELNKERGMLLIKEKIDRESLCAKASLCALHLQMILENPMEMYTITVEITDINDNAPFFQTEEIRIEISEAAVPGARFMLERAMDADVGTNGLQSYSLKPTNHFVLELQNHADGGKNVEMVLQKPLDREKKERLTLLLTAMDGGEPVLSGTVQIHVTVLDVNDNGPVFTQKEYKASIIENSSKGTKLTTVSASDADEGTNGHVTYYISNTDKSVKDVFTINQNNGEITLNGQIDYEKTSHFQLDIQAKDQGGLSDSCKIMIDVLDINDNKPAITILSMSSSISEESPFGTVIAMIKVNDPDSGANGQVHCTVSENIPFTSTSPSRNFFSLLTDQELDREREAEYNITVTCSDEGVPSLSSTTSLRLHISDVNDNAPVFERKNYEAYVVENNTPGLSIFTVKASDADSNQNARVSYILEESTVNGVPVSSYVSVSADSGVINAVRSIDYEQLKDFHFRVRAQDGGSPPLSSNVTVKITIRDQNDNAPQVLYPVQTGGSVVAEIVPRSADVGYLVTKVVAVDVDSGQNAWLSYKLQKATDRALFEVGVQNGEIRTVRQVTDKDPVKQKLTVVVEDNGQPSRSAVVNIIVAVADTFPEVLSEFTDFTHAKQYNDDLTFYLVLALAAVSFLFITTVVVIISVKIYRWRQSRVLYHSNLPVIPYYPPGYADTGVTGTLPHMYNYDACMTTDSKKSGCKYSTLGGQSVLVMDPSFTETIQRVMKENNLLDDPDSPEMQKPPNNDWRLPPNQRPGPSGQHRFHTLQQRWTPYEKSRAGARPEEAGAGAVVGTGPWPNPPTEAEQLQALMAAANEVSEATATLGPRYNAQYVPDYRQNVYIPGSTATLTANPQQQMPQQALPPPQAPPQAAPTADVPKAAPTPASKKKVTKKDKK